A window from Candidatus Zixiibacteriota bacterium encodes these proteins:
- the lysF gene encoding homoaconitase → MGQTVVEKIATAHAVGLKPGQRVYAGDFIRIRPKHIMTHDNTSAVISKFMSIGAARIADPKQPVFAIDHDIQNKDESNLAKYAKIESFARVHGIDFYPAGTGISHQVMVEEGYATPGRLVVGSDSHSNLYGAVAALGTPVVRTDAASIWATGTTWWQVPPVAKVNLKGHLQPGVVGKDIIIALCGLFNHDEVLNMAVEFVGEGVAPLSMDQRLSIANMTTEWGALAGVFPFDEVLRDYLYGRADYLSAKANGSARITRDAVDTWYAQRLSPDDDSHYDIELTLHLAGVIPHVSGPNHVKVMRALPEIEKERVRINKAYLLSCVNARLEDLAEAARIMRGRTVAEGVTFYVAAASANVQRRAEELGYWKTLVDAGAVTLPSGCGPCIGLGQGTLEAGEVGISATNRNFQGRMGHRDAIVYLGSPAVVAASAAAGYIASPTKFENVDARVEIIKHGRAQRAAESSEIVAGFPDKVSGRLLWLPVDNLNTDGIYSGKLTYRDDVTKDEMAMASFENYDPDFKTIGQKGDVVVAGQNFGTGSSREQAATCLLYRGIPCVIAYSFSETYKRNAFNNGFVVFECPELVEYLREKYKGQSGKTVVGTTIDIDYQASVLSLDGQSFPFSPLSTVAQALVVAGGAENLVRSQL, encoded by the coding sequence CTCCAAATTCATGTCCATCGGAGCCGCCCGGATTGCCGATCCCAAACAGCCGGTCTTTGCGATCGACCACGACATTCAAAACAAAGACGAGTCGAACCTCGCCAAGTATGCCAAGATAGAGTCATTCGCCAGAGTACACGGGATCGACTTCTACCCCGCCGGGACCGGGATCAGTCATCAGGTCATGGTCGAGGAAGGATACGCCACGCCCGGGCGGCTGGTGGTGGGCAGCGATTCGCACTCCAATCTCTATGGCGCGGTCGCCGCATTGGGGACACCGGTGGTGCGCACCGATGCCGCATCGATCTGGGCCACAGGGACCACATGGTGGCAGGTGCCGCCGGTCGCCAAGGTCAATCTGAAGGGACACCTGCAGCCGGGTGTTGTCGGCAAGGACATCATCATCGCCTTATGCGGGCTGTTTAATCACGATGAAGTGCTGAACATGGCGGTCGAGTTTGTCGGCGAGGGCGTGGCGCCATTGTCGATGGATCAACGCCTGAGCATCGCCAACATGACCACCGAATGGGGCGCGTTGGCCGGGGTTTTCCCATTTGATGAAGTCTTGCGCGACTATCTCTACGGGCGTGCCGACTACCTCAGCGCCAAAGCCAATGGCAGTGCTCGGATCACGCGCGATGCGGTGGACACTTGGTACGCCCAGCGGCTGTCACCGGACGACGATTCGCACTATGACATCGAATTGACATTGCACCTCGCCGGTGTGATACCCCATGTGTCGGGACCCAATCACGTGAAAGTCATGCGGGCGCTGCCGGAGATTGAGAAAGAACGTGTGCGCATCAACAAGGCGTATCTGCTCAGTTGCGTGAATGCGCGTCTGGAAGATCTCGCCGAAGCGGCCAGGATCATGCGCGGGCGCACAGTCGCCGAAGGCGTGACGTTCTATGTCGCGGCGGCATCGGCGAATGTGCAGCGACGGGCCGAAGAACTCGGATACTGGAAGACGCTGGTCGATGCCGGCGCGGTCACATTGCCCTCGGGGTGCGGGCCGTGCATCGGTCTGGGGCAAGGCACGTTGGAAGCAGGCGAGGTCGGCATCAGCGCCACCAACCGTAATTTTCAGGGACGAATGGGGCACCGTGACGCGATTGTCTACCTCGGCAGTCCCGCTGTCGTGGCGGCATCGGCAGCGGCCGGCTACATCGCATCGCCGACAAAGTTTGAGAATGTCGATGCGCGAGTCGAGATTATCAAACACGGGCGCGCCCAGCGCGCAGCCGAAAGCTCCGAGATTGTGGCGGGATTTCCCGACAAGGTCAGCGGACGACTGCTTTGGTTGCCGGTCGATAATCTCAACACCGACGGTATCTACTCCGGTAAGCTGACCTACCGAGACGATGTCACCAAGGACGAAATGGCGATGGCATCATTTGAAAACTATGATCCCGACTTCAAAACCATCGGGCAGAAGGGCGATGTCGTGGTCGCCGGGCAAAACTTCGGCACCGGCTCGTCGCGCGAACAAGCGGCGACCTGCCTGCTGTATCGCGGCATCCCCTGCGTCATTGCGTATTCTTTTTCGGAAACCTATAAGCGCAATGCGTTCAACAATGGTTTTGTGGTCTTCGAGTGTCCGGAACTGGTCGAGTATCTGCGTGAGAAGTACAAGGGCCAAAGCGGCAAGACGGTGGTCGGCACAACGATTGATATCGACTATCAGGCATCGGTTCTCTCGCTCGATGGCCAGTCATTCCCGTTCTCTCCCTTGTCAACCGTCGCGCAGGCATTGGTTGTCGCTGGAGGAGCAGAGAATCTCGTGCGCTCGCAGTTGTAA
- a CDS encoding isocitrate/isopropylmalate dehydrogenase family protein, producing MPKYKIAWMPGDGVGHDVMEAARIVLDALQLDAEYIPADIGWEFWCQEGNPLPERTLRTLRETDCALFGAITSKPKEEAEAELAPALKGKGLQYRSPIVGLRQALNLKTNLRPCKAYAGNPLNYRDDIDLVVFRENTEDLYSGVEFHPVPDPVRATLSEHNKAMKKFDNVAAKDLAISCRVISRAASESIVTAAFEYAKRYGYKSVTVVEKPNVLRETSGLFVRAAREVAKKYQGIELIETNIDAMCMWLVKNPQNYGVLVASNMFGDIISDLCAQLVGGLGFASSGNIGDDYAVFEPTHGSAPKYAGQHKVNPMAMLLTVKLMLDWLGETAQASRLETAIATIIREGEVRTYDMGGSSTTLEVAQAVARRL from the coding sequence ATGCCCAAGTACAAAATCGCCTGGATGCCCGGAGACGGTGTCGGGCACGATGTGATGGAAGCGGCGCGCATTGTGTTGGATGCACTCCAGCTCGACGCCGAATACATCCCCGCTGACATCGGCTGGGAGTTCTGGTGCCAAGAGGGCAATCCACTGCCCGAACGGACGCTTCGGACGCTGCGCGAAACCGATTGTGCGCTCTTCGGCGCGATTACCTCCAAGCCGAAGGAAGAGGCCGAAGCCGAGCTGGCACCGGCGCTCAAGGGCAAGGGATTGCAGTACCGTTCGCCGATTGTCGGGCTGCGGCAGGCGTTGAACCTGAAAACCAATCTGCGGCCGTGCAAAGCGTACGCGGGCAACCCGCTTAATTACCGGGACGACATCGATCTGGTGGTGTTTCGCGAGAACACGGAGGACCTGTATTCGGGGGTCGAATTCCATCCTGTCCCCGATCCTGTCAGAGCCACGCTATCTGAACACAATAAAGCGATGAAGAAGTTCGACAATGTCGCCGCCAAAGATCTGGCCATCTCCTGCCGGGTCATCTCACGTGCCGCCAGCGAGTCGATTGTCACAGCGGCATTTGAGTATGCGAAAAGGTATGGGTACAAGTCGGTCACAGTCGTCGAGAAACCCAATGTGCTGCGTGAGACATCGGGATTGTTCGTGCGCGCCGCGCGCGAAGTCGCCAAAAAATATCAGGGCATCGAGCTGATCGAAACCAATATCGACGCGATGTGCATGTGGCTGGTGAAGAATCCACAGAATTACGGCGTCCTGGTCGCCTCCAACATGTTCGGCGACATCATTTCCGATCTGTGCGCGCAACTGGTCGGCGGGCTGGGATTCGCATCTTCGGGGAACATCGGTGATGACTACGCGGTCTTCGAGCCGACTCATGGCTCCGCGCCGAAGTACGCGGGGCAGCACAAGGTCAATCCGATGGCGATGCTGCTGACCGTCAAGCTCATGCTTGACTGGCTTGGTGAGACCGCTCAGGCGTCGCGTCTGGAGACGGCGATTGCCACTATCATCCGGGAAGGCGAGGTCCGCACCTACGACATGGGCGGGTCGAGCACGACTCTTGAGGTCGCGCAGGCGGTGGCGAGGAGACTATAG
- the lptC gene encoding LPS export ABC transporter periplasmic protein LptC, with the protein MRRLMILGALVLFSCVESGQDAPPTTQSYPTSEATNATTVFLTGAVVTTRIVSNRIISYSDRDSAWAYTLQVDFFDEEGVHTSTLTADSALVRERERFFEVYGKVRIVTDDGRTLDTDRLAWDDEKRLIRTESYVEIRRDEDLMAGWGFESDHELTRIKLRRQVSGTLKDTRALEDTL; encoded by the coding sequence ATGCGCCGCTTGATGATTCTGGGCGCTCTCGTACTGTTTTCCTGCGTCGAGTCCGGGCAGGATGCGCCGCCGACAACGCAGTCCTACCCCACCTCTGAAGCGACCAACGCGACCACGGTATTCCTCACCGGCGCGGTTGTAACCACGCGCATCGTCAGCAACCGGATTATCAGCTACTCCGACCGAGACTCGGCGTGGGCGTACACGTTGCAGGTCGACTTCTTCGATGAGGAAGGCGTCCACACCTCGACACTCACCGCCGACTCAGCGCTCGTCCGCGAACGGGAACGGTTTTTTGAAGTGTACGGGAAAGTCAGGATCGTCACCGATGACGGACGCACGCTCGACACGGACCGTCTCGCCTGGGACGACGAGAAGCGTCTGATTCGCACAGAAAGCTATGTCGAGATCCGGCGCGACGAGGACTTGATGGCGGGTTGGGGCTTTGAATCCGACCACGAACTGACCCGCATCAAACTGCGCCGGCAAGTCAGCGGTACGCTCAAAGACACCAGAGCGCTGGAAGACACTCTATAG
- a CDS encoding KpsF/GutQ family sugar-phosphate isomerase has translation MSPFTKTVPPTHPSRDVVSRADRLLRIAHDVIAGEADALTGLLPKLDLRFAEAIDLLLRVKGRVIVTGMGKSGLIGQKIAATLSSTGTPAQFLHPAEAGHGDLGIVGADDAMLVISKSAASDEIGDLLPAIKRLGVPIILITGNTMGDLARRADVILDVSVAGEAEPNGLVPTNSTTAALAMGDALAVTLLSERGFTPEQFAMLHPKGALGRRLLLTVADLMHTGDRVPRVATSATFQELLVEMTRKRMGASAVIDSDGCLIGIFTDGDLRRRLEQRSNLYDFAAGDLMTANPKTIDSGELAVAALAFMEEHKITCLLIVDPDHRPVGILHMHDILSAGVV, from the coding sequence ATGAGCCCTTTCACAAAGACGGTCCCCCCTACACATCCATCGCGCGATGTTGTCTCGCGCGCGGATCGCCTGTTGCGCATCGCACACGATGTCATCGCCGGCGAAGCGGATGCGCTAACCGGGCTGTTGCCGAAACTCGATCTCCGTTTTGCCGAGGCGATCGATCTCCTGCTAAGGGTCAAGGGACGCGTCATCGTGACGGGCATGGGGAAATCGGGTCTCATCGGTCAGAAGATCGCCGCAACACTCTCATCGACCGGAACACCCGCGCAGTTCCTGCACCCTGCCGAGGCGGGACATGGCGATCTGGGAATTGTCGGCGCCGATGATGCGATGCTGGTCATCTCCAAGTCGGCCGCATCCGATGAAATCGGCGACTTGTTGCCCGCCATCAAGCGTCTCGGTGTTCCGATCATTCTCATCACCGGGAACACGATGGGTGATTTGGCGCGCCGCGCCGACGTGATTCTCGATGTGTCGGTCGCCGGAGAAGCCGAACCCAATGGCCTGGTGCCGACCAACTCCACCACCGCCGCGCTGGCAATGGGCGATGCACTGGCGGTGACGCTATTGTCTGAACGCGGATTCACACCTGAGCAGTTTGCGATGCTGCACCCCAAGGGCGCGCTGGGACGCCGCCTGCTGTTGACCGTCGCCGACCTCATGCACACCGGCGACCGGGTCCCGCGAGTGGCAACGTCCGCTACATTTCAGGAGTTGCTTGTCGAGATGACACGCAAACGGATGGGCGCATCGGCCGTCATCGATTCCGACGGATGTCTGATCGGAATCTTCACCGACGGTGACTTGCGCCGTCGGTTGGAGCAGCGCAGCAACCTCTATGACTTCGCGGCGGGCGATCTGATGACGGCCAATCCCAAGACGATCGACTCCGGCGAACTGGCGGTCGCGGCATTGGCGTTTATGGAAGAGCACAAGATCACCTGCCTGTTGATCGTCGACCCCGATCATCGTCCGGTCGGCATCCTTCACATGCACGACATCCTCTCCGCCGGAGTGGTATAA
- a CDS encoding HAD hydrolase family protein: MSEKPRPSDERLATVKLVIFDFDGILTDNRVSVSESGERTKCFWVPDGVGIFMGHKAGLKFAIITGNDDGATRHRAEFLRIDDLNQGVRDKKSTYEEVKSRHLVSDAECLFIGDDLPDLGVFRRAGITLAPADAHPRILEAAQWVGRSRGGGGIVREAIDALLEARGYEWPD; this comes from the coding sequence ATGTCTGAGAAGCCCCGTCCAAGCGACGAGCGATTGGCAACGGTAAAGCTGGTGATATTCGACTTCGACGGCATCCTCACCGACAACCGGGTCTCTGTCTCCGAAAGCGGCGAGCGCACCAAGTGTTTCTGGGTGCCCGACGGAGTCGGAATCTTCATGGGCCACAAGGCAGGGCTGAAATTCGCGATCATCACCGGCAACGATGACGGCGCGACACGACACCGTGCCGAGTTCCTGCGCATCGACGATTTGAACCAGGGCGTCCGTGACAAGAAATCGACCTACGAAGAAGTTAAATCACGCCACCTTGTTTCCGACGCGGAGTGCCTCTTCATCGGCGACGATCTGCCCGACTTGGGCGTGTTTCGGAGGGCGGGAATCACGCTGGCCCCTGCCGATGCGCATCCGCGCATTCTGGAAGCGGCGCAGTGGGTCGGACGATCGCGCGGAGGAGGCGGCATCGTGCGCGAGGCAATCGATGCGCTTCTGGAAGCGCGCGGGTACGAATGGCCCGACTGA
- the kdsA gene encoding 3-deoxy-8-phosphooctulonate synthase, translated as MSREIVTTVRPIRIGPYTVGAGGLLWILGPCVIESEEMALRVAERLSRFAIDGGHAIVFKASCLKANRLRGESYTGPGLPDGLRILEKVRDRSGLPITTDVHSESDARAAGDVVDLIQIPAFLCRQTDLIVAAAQTGRPLNIKKGQFVAPEDMEHIAGKAVAAGNSRLMLTERGTTHGYRDLVVDFRSLVIMRTQGFPVCFDASHSVQTPGSASGSSGGRREFILPLLRAALAVGVDAVFCEVHPDPTHARSDAMTQWPLERLNELFETSAEIIERTAAAGPHV; from the coding sequence ATGAGCCGCGAAATCGTCACGACCGTGCGTCCAATCAGGATCGGCCCCTACACTGTGGGAGCGGGCGGGCTGTTATGGATTCTCGGTCCGTGTGTCATCGAATCCGAGGAGATGGCATTACGTGTGGCCGAGCGGCTGTCGCGATTCGCCATTGACGGCGGCCATGCCATCGTGTTCAAGGCGTCCTGCCTGAAGGCCAACCGCCTGCGCGGCGAATCCTACACCGGTCCCGGCTTGCCGGATGGGCTGCGGATTCTCGAGAAGGTCAGAGATCGAAGCGGACTGCCGATCACGACCGATGTTCATTCCGAGTCAGATGCGCGCGCCGCGGGCGACGTGGTCGATCTGATCCAGATTCCGGCGTTTCTGTGTCGCCAGACCGATCTGATCGTTGCCGCTGCCCAGACCGGACGGCCACTCAACATCAAGAAAGGGCAGTTTGTCGCCCCGGAAGACATGGAGCACATTGCCGGTAAAGCAGTCGCCGCGGGCAACTCCCGGCTCATGCTCACCGAGCGCGGCACGACACACGGATACCGTGATCTTGTTGTCGACTTTCGCTCACTGGTCATCATGCGCACTCAGGGGTTTCCGGTCTGTTTCGATGCCTCGCACTCCGTGCAGACGCCGGGGAGCGCATCGGGATCGTCCGGGGGGCGTCGCGAATTCATCCTGCCGCTCCTGCGGGCGGCGCTGGCGGTCGGTGTCGATGCCGTTTTCTGCGAAGTGCACCCCGATCCGACACACGCCAGGAGCGATGCGATGACGCAGTGGCCATTGGAGCGCTTGAACGAGTTGTTCGAAACCTCTGCTGAGATTATCGAACGCACAGCAGCGGCGGGACCGCATGTCTGA